AATTTCTCAGATTATTAAGCAATCTGAAATCACGACGAATTCAATCTCCAAGGCGGAAGAGATCTTACGTGCCAACCGTGAAAACTTTAATCGAATATCTGATATGAACCGTTTGGTTGCTACTGCGACGGAAGAACAATCAGTCAGTTTAGAGAACATTAACCTAAATATGACCGACATTCAGGCTAATTCGCACAGTAATATGGAAAATGTATTAAGAATTGCTGATGAAACTAGCGAGCTTCATAAGCTAGCTGAAACGTTGGATCAGCTGATTGGACAATTCGAAAGTGTTACAAGCCGTCGCTAGGTCTTAAATACGGCGTTACTTTCGTTTATTTAAGCTTTGCCTGAAGATGTATCCCTAATTCGTTTAGGGATACAAATTTATCTGGAGATTTTTCGTTAAAATCTGCTGAAAAACTCCACACCTCCTGTGTTCCTTCTGCTAGAATAGCTGCAATTTTTGTGCTGGGAAAGTACAACAATGAATAGCAGGGTTGAGAATGTAAATTTAAGCCCCCACTATTCCTTCAATAACAAAGTAAAGTAACTTAGCTTTTACTTATGGTTGCTTTATATAAAACAAGTCTATGTAGTAAGGGGATCCTCAATGTTTATAAGTAATGCCTACGCGCAAACTGCTGCACCACAAGGTGGTGGCATGGAATTTTTAGTAATGATCGGTATTTTCGGTCTTATTTTCTATTTCCTAATTTATCGTCCACAAGCTAAGCGTGTAAAAGAGCACAAAGAATTGCTAAATGCGATTAGCAAAAACGATGAAGTATTAACACAAGGTGGCTTAGTTGGTCGTGTTGTAAAAGTCTCTGATGAAAAAGATTTTGTATTAGTAGCATTAAATGATGAAGTAGAAGTGACTGTTCAGAAATCGTCTGTTACTGCTGTTTTACCGAAAGGCACGATGAAGTCGCTGTAATAACAATTAGGGATTATTAACTGTGTTAAACAAATATCCATTATGGAAATACATAATGGTGCTGATGGTTCTAGCAATAGGATTTTTATACGCAGCACCAAATTTGTACGGGGAAAATCCTTCCGTACAAATATCAGGCACTAGAAACGCGGTAGTAGACGTAAGCACTCAAGATAAAATTAAAGCTGCACTAGATGAAAATAGCATAAGCTTTTTAAAGATGACGTTGGAAGATGAGCGTATTTTAGTGCGTTTTACAGATACTAACGATCAACTTAAAGCAAAAGATATTATCGCTAATACCTTAAGCGACAAATATATTACCGCTTTAAACTTAGCGCCTGCACAACCTGAATGGCTGAAAAACATTGGTGGTAATCCAATGAAGTTAGGCTTAGATTTACGTGGTGGTGTTCACTTTACTATGGCGGTAGATATGGACGCGGCCATTGATGCTGCAAAAGAAGGCATGGTAGCTGACTTTAAAAGTGACTTATTAGGCGAGAAGATC
This is a stretch of genomic DNA from Flocculibacter collagenilyticus. It encodes these proteins:
- the yajC gene encoding preprotein translocase subunit YajC: MFISNAYAQTAAPQGGGMEFLVMIGIFGLIFYFLIYRPQAKRVKEHKELLNAISKNDEVLTQGGLVGRVVKVSDEKDFVLVALNDEVEVTVQKSSVTAVLPKGTMKSL